In Euphorbia lathyris chromosome 2, ddEupLath1.1, whole genome shotgun sequence, the sequence TAACcatgaaattaaaaaattgaattgatttttttttttggtgcaaAATTGACAAACTTTTGATACCAAAGCAGTGTACaaaattgatttaaaaaaaaaaaaaagcagtgTACAAACCACAGCACACACAAGTGATAAATCTATcgttgaaaaaaaaatctattatgATATCGATCATAAATTAACCATCACACAAAAGAACTACATAAGTTAGAGTATTATATTACTGCCTGTAGTATCAAGATTCACAGCTACATGCCTGGATTATTATGTCAGAATTTTGGCAAAATTCCACAAAGGAAAGCTCAGAACCCGAAAACTAAGTCACAAGAAAGTATGGTGCACATTTTCGGTTCATCATCCACCGGCTATCATGCTAACAAATGTTGTTCAATGCTGTGGTTGTACAGGCCGACGAAGTACTGGTATCTGCAACaatatttattatctattaGATGGTGCCTCTATAATAACTTCGTTTCCATAGACTTGATTTTCTACGACGAATATTAATACAAACCTCAACTCCATGAGGGCCTATACGGTTGCGgcatataaaattaattacgAGTGCTGCAAATTCATCAGGTGCATCTTCCTGCAGTTATTCAAGATTATATCAGTTCTGATCTTTGATAGATCCGGGAAAGTAAAGACAAAGAAAAGACGCCTTATGGTTACTAATGTCGACCTGTATAGCATGCCCTGTATGTCTAACAACCACCATTTGGAACTTGCCTTGCATCTGACCAATTGTAAGAGTTCTGTAGTGAAAAAATGCAAAGAAAATCTCAGATAATGGACTTACTTTTTTCGTATTAGTCCGCCATCTAAGCTACACCTTCTAAATATGCAGAGTCAATTACTCAAATGCTATGTTTATAAGCAGCCGATAACCgaagaattaaaatttgcaCAACGACATGCACTTCGTTGCTGGATCTAGAACAAAAGCTCCATGTAACGGACTCTGATCTGTTCGATTTCGCTAAAGCAAGTATTTGCATAATAACACTGTTAAAAATTTGGGGTAAGTTCATGTACATCACCTGTCTAGTCTGTCGGTCCCAGCTAGAAGCAGGAGTTTCGGAACAGGAGATGACAGAAATTTTTCTGAAAGGCCTTCATACCTGCAAGATATACAAATAGCTAAGTCATCGATCTATCAATCTTAAATGTCTGTCACGAATCGATCAAATGGGAAATCCAAACCCCAATCAAGATGAACATTAAAGCTCAGACTAAAAGCAACCCCTACAAGTAGATTTAAGCCCAAACTTCCTACGTTTGGCCCTGAACTTGTAGGTTTTAAATTATTATCGTATAGAAAAACATGTTGAAAAACTAATAAAGCAATATAAGTAAAAGCAGAATCAGTATTGTAGACAAAAGATCATTAGAGAGCATTTGGTTTAGTTTCTAGAAGTGAATCCTTGTGATGTCATTTTACCGAAACTGATATTAATTGCAGAATAACTTATACCATCCTTTCCAATATTGTTCTGTCTCCACCAAACGTGCTCGATAAACATAACTGCAGCACACAAAAATTAATTCCAGTTAGTAAGTGAGGATATCGGGACAAAAGTCACTGCTCGTTGGCCAAGAGGGGTGGACAAGCACACCTATTTATCTTGATCTGAATCATAATAATGAGGGTGGCCAAGACAAATTTTGGAATTTGGTttgaaaaaatgttaaaagatGTCAAAGAACTgtgcaactttttttttttgaagaaaactGTGCAACTTAAAAGCTCTAGATTTAGATTGTAAAGAGAAGACCTCAAGATTAAATTTATGTAtcaaacatatttaaaccaTTTGAAACTCGACAACAGTTTACAAACTAGATAATATTATTCTTGCATGTCGTCAAAAGTTTCAAGGAAGAATATCCGAGCAGAAGTACTTACCATTTCTTTGAATCATCGTACTTTAAAGTGGTAGGCACAGATATCCGAGCAGACTCAATGTTTCTTAAGGTACCTCCCTTAACATTCCATTCTATCTACACAGAGACATCAATTTCCAACTCATAAGCACTGTGAAGTTCATCGCCATGCAGAAGCTTCATTGACAAATTATCAGCCTATAACTTTGCTCCAACTTTTAACAATGTGAATTCTCAGTGATTGTTATTAATGAGTAATGTAGTATATATACAAGGATACAGTTCACTCTGTAACAACTGAACCTATATTCTAGGCTATAGATAAGGAACTGACTATATCAATAATACAAATGAATAACAGATAAATGTATATTTTAATACAACTTAGATTCAGGAGTCAAACACATATGAAGCTGTCTAACCATCTATAATATCTAAACTCAGGAATCATGTATAtactaaagaaaagaaaacgaaaAATGAAATAGGAACCTTGAGATTCCGGTAGGTGAACATGTTATGAGTCAATTAGTAATATATCACCTAGCAACTTAATCAAATTCCCCGAACACAACACACATCAATACATACTGGATTAAATACATATGAAACTCTTTGCATCATCATTTAgtgaaaaattgaaaagtcaGTTAACAGAAGCCATCGTgtgattaaaaaaatgaattgaattatttaatctAATCCAACCAACAAAGTCTATGAACCAagcataaaaattgaaatagagGAGGGTTATGTATAAATCTTAGTAATCCTTCCAGCTTTAAAATCATCAGAGTTTCAAAATCAACGGCATGGAGTTTTCTTTACTTTCTAACTATTCTTGCCAGATGCGCTAGGCCCTCTTAAGGCGATGAGATCTCAAATCGCCTCAGGCGCTGGCCTCAATGAAGTGGGGCACTACTTAAAAGAATAAAGGGTAAAAAAACACAAATGGAAACAATATTGAAgttttatgaaataaaaattgaatcaCATAAGTTATTATGATTACTTCTGGGTCTGAAAAtccaaaaaacaaaagaaaatgaaaataaaatgaacaaagCCAAGAAAAATCTGCATTCACAATCTAAGAAATAAGACTTGTTGCTTTTGATCTTCTCCAATCAATGTTCCCTTTTACTTGCAAAGCTAGTTCTGGTTTTTTCCCCTTGTTATTCCTCATATTACTGTTTCTTGCAAAGTTTCACTAACCTTGCAGGTCTCTTGCCAAATGTCGGAAGTGTTTGGTGTGTTTTTTTCCCTGTATTTTATGTTTCTTGTAAAGCTACGGAAATCTTGCAGCTTTCTTTCCtaatcttctttttttttcttaattataGAGAGAAACAGCTATTTTATTTCCCCCAATTAATGTTATGCAATCTGACTCTTCTAGTTTCAGAaactagaatatttttttaaaactaaatcAATATTTATGATACTTGTTATAGTATGAACAAATGTGAACATAGCTTGTTGTAATAGAAGAATTTCAGGAGCAACAAAAAGAATTATAGGGATTAATATATTTGTCCACTTCCTATACTCATTCTTGTATATAAAGTCTTTATCTTTTCAACATATAAATTGGAGTAGTTTTCTCCAAAAGTAACAATACTATTTCCTTTAAATTATGTGTTTTCTTTCCAAATCCCTCCTGTCATTAATGTTTCCTACTTTCCTTTCAAGAATAGCATTGAAAATTTCTAGAAGTAGTTTGAAAATTGCAGAAGCTCGCCTTCTCCATGCCCAGCGCCTGGGCTGAAGCACTCGCCT encodes:
- the LOC136216754 gene encoding uncharacterized protein, whose amino-acid sequence is MDPILHGRTKHIRIWYHFLKELLTKGDVHIEYCKTKNQMVDIFTKPLNRQLLEKNVESVGIEWNVKGGTLRNIESARISVPTTLKYDDSKKCYVYRARLVETEQYWKGWYEGLSEKFLSSPVPKLLLLAGTDRLDRTLTIGQMQGKFQMVVVRHTGHAIQEDAPDEFAALVINFICRNRIGPHGVEIPVLRRPVQPQH